Below is a genomic region from Micropterus dolomieu isolate WLL.071019.BEF.003 ecotype Adirondacks linkage group LG16, ASM2129224v1, whole genome shotgun sequence.
GTCtcaaaaatcccatatcggtcaAGCTCTAATATAAAAAGTATGAAATGCCATTGATTCAGAATGTATGgaggaaataaaattaaaaaaaacctgatttaaagtattttttatgtttcacaAATGCAGGTATAGAATGCAAGTgtcaaaaaattaaaatagatcAGGGTGGACAAACACCAAAATTCACTTTAAAGAATTTGAACGTGGGCATTCAGGTTATTAAAGATACTTCTTTAGGTGATAAATTTACCAACTGTATTCAAGCAACTTAAAGAAAGTTTTTTGCATACTGGACtgctgaattttatttttaaaaatgggatGTTTAAACGACATAAATTCAAATAGTAAAATATTTCTATGCTAGAAATTCAGTGGCCTTTAAATCTATATCAGAATATAATAGTGATTTTAGTTTCAGGTTTCAAATTATTACGACCTTTCTTTGCTTCCATGTCTGAATCTTTATTTTAGGTAattgcattttcattatttaGAAAATCTTAAGCAGAAAATACATGACTCTTTTAATTAGGTCAGTAAAAAAGAAGTAGGAGAACTTCTTTCATCATTTGTGTTTCAGTAAATGTTCATACATACTTtcaattttgtatttattttgtaattatttgtaGCAACATGTGTTCTTGTGCATTTGTAGGAGCAAAGGAGAAACAGGATGAGGGAGCTTCCCACTGCAGTGCCCAGAGATAAGGTAAAAGAAACAACCTTATTTAGAAATATAATACCAGTTCTAATACTATCTTTCCTAATGTTTGGTTGTAGTCTGCAGCGTCCCGAGAATAAAGGGGACTTGTACAGTGTTAATCACTCGTAGCACTACGGGATTTGTGAACCAAATGCCTCAGGATAGTTTCCATTGAGGATTTTTATGCcacatctcctctcctcctctcaaaTGACGTTAGACTGCCAacctctttccctctgtcttttcacatttcttctcagtgcttttttttttctgtctctctctattcCTGCTCTTATATTCCTGCTAGTCTGTTGGCAAAGGCCCGGCTGGCCCAACTGTGGTTTCTGGCGAGCCCCTTGCATCGGGAGCAGACGTGGACGGTGCCAAGGTGGGCACGTACACAGCTCGCTGGTTCTGTGCGGGGCTGGTGGTGGggcatggatggatggatggttggatggatggttgGGTGGACATGGGCTGCTGGCATGCACTCTGATCTTTGTCTGCTGATGCCATGCTCTTGTTTCGCTCTCCCTCAGCCTGTGTGAACTTGCACTAACAACCGTTGTGTTTTCTGCATTCTGTGTCCCCAAACCGGTCAAACCTGTCTCACAGAAAATGCCTTCCTCTCCCTTTATTTCCTTTTCTAACGTCATAACACTGCCCTGTGTATTAATTCTTTTGTAGTTTATAGGAATTGAGCGATAGTGGAAATTCTACCCCTTCACCATCTACTCAAGCCTGTTTGGTCTGTAAGTGCATATTTTAGGAAAATGGCAATGTTTTAATGGCATTGTtgtagggatggcaatgtcggtcGGTTGGTTCACCACTTTGGTTCAACAGAAATATCATAACAATTAatgaatggattgccatgcaTTTTGTACACACTTTCaaggtccccagaggatgaaccctacttactttggtgatcccctgacttttcctctagcgccaccatgaagGGGGACTATCACTTTCCTTTTTAATGGGATATTTTGGATAATacataatcatttttaaaaaatgaagcaTTCAATTGTAAAAGCTCTAAATGCATGATGTTTCCTAAGTCAATCAGTAATCATGTTAATAATCGTGATTTCAGTTAAGACCAAAATATTcgtgattatgatttttgccataattGAGCAAGCCCTACTGTCAGTGTCTGTACTACGCTCAGTTATTAATGTTTAGCTTCAAGCTCCTGCAATCTCTTAATGTGTACATGCCTGTTTTGCTTGTGGTTGCGCTACGGCATATGAACCGGTCAAGGTTATTGTGCTGCATATGCTAACCATCCTTTCCCTGTGAACCCTAACCTGGGTGGTGTGACCCCAGTTTATCTGTCTTCATTTTTCTTGTCTTCCTGGCTCATCAGGCCCCAGCAGCAGGGCCCCAAGGCGAGCAGGATGGCACTGGGAACTGGAGGGGGATGTTGAAGAAAGGGGATGAAGCCCCCGGCTCTGGACCTGGGAGCCCCCTTAAAGGAGCTGTCAACCTGCTTGATGTGGTAACTAAACATAAGCCTAACCGCATGCCCCGTGATGAAGAATACAGTATTTTTCAGCAAAGGGTTGATTAAAACATTGTCTGCCTTTTCCCTCAAGCCTGTGCCGGTTGCCAGGAAGCTGTCATCACGTGAGCAGCGTGACTGTGAGGTCATCGAGCGTCTCATCAAGTCTTACTTCCTCATCGTTCGCAAGAATATCCAGGACAGGTAGGCCCGGACAGCTCCTCTTTAAAGGACAAGTGGAGgtggttttttattttaacactgtatatagtcaacaaatcccatgaaaagaacACCACCAATGATGAATTGGCCATATTATCAAgtattgtgtgtgcgtgtagcCACAGCTTGATTTGTCTTCCCCTATGCCATATGAAGGAagatgtcacccagtgcaacagggTGACATCTTCCTTCATTACCGTTGACACAGGCATAGTAGTTTATCTTGAGTCAATGCCACATACACCGTCCAAATGTGTGTGAAACCGCAGCTGAAAATAGGCCCTAACAAATGCTGTGCTTGAGTTACGTTTGCAGTACAGTGGCAGGAGATTACTGATGATTACTGACTTTTTAAAAGGTAACTCTATACACTTGGGTACTGTTTGTATACTTTTATGTCAGTAGGTGCCAACAGGATTGAGGCAGGATAGGGAAGTCAGAAAATATTAagactaacacattgttgtttGTGATCTTTTAACAGTTACAATAAGAAAATAGAGAATATCGCCAGCCTTATCCTTTTAAAATGTCTCCTCTTTGTcgtgaaaatgttttcacactaGAGTTAACTTACTTAGTTAGAGTTAAGTTACCAATGAACTGTTAACAGCCATGGCTGAAAAGCAAGAATCTATGAGTGTTACCTGCTGTGAAATAATGgtgttacatttgtttttatgtgatttGACTTCATTTGATCCTCTTTTCTATCCTACCAAAGTAGATGTTCTGCAATATTCTCAGAGTGCAGCCCCCCCCCCAGAGCTCAGTTGGGAGAAACAGATTGTATTTAACTTGCAGCTCGTACTTTAACAGCTCGATATTTCGACAGGCACTCCCACCTGGAGCCTCCTCCATCTGGGGGACGACACAGTCACCAGGCCCTCTTGCCTTCTTGTTCTCAACCATCTGTTCAGTCTGTTTCCTCTCCCCACCGCAGTGTGCCGAAGGCAGTGATGCACTTCTTGGTCAACCATGTGAAGGACAGCCTCCAGAGCGAGCTCGTTGGCCAGCTGTATAAATCTGGCCTCCTCAATGATCTGCTGACTGAATCGGAGGATATGGCCCAGCGGCGTAAGGAGGCCGCCGACATGCTACAGGTTAACAGACTCACACCTTGTAGTAGTTGTCCAAGATGAATTTAGGTTCCTTTTATCagtcatttcattgttttatattttgttttgtctgaaggCGTTGCAAAAAGCCAGCCAGGTGATCGCTGAGATCAGGGAAACGCATCTCTGGTGAAAAGATCTACAAAGGGAGCCGAACCGGATCGGTTATCGCCTCATCATGCCTAATGGGGCGATGCTCCATGCACTCATCATGTCTGAACATGAAGTTTTGGATTTGCATCCATGAAAATGCACTGATCTGATCCCTGCTCAAATGTACAGTAGGTATCGAATTGGCTCACAAGCTATCTGAAAGAAATGTAAGttaatttaagttgtttatcAAAAAATGCTTGGTGTTGTCTAGAGTATATGAAAATGCACCGCCTCTGTTAGCCAATGTTCAAGGTACGATTTTAGAAACCATTGTTGCCACCTATGCCTCCTGGAGGAATCAAGAGTGCAACTAAGGGGaaagtactgttttttttttgacagactGCGGTTAACCAGAATGGAAATGGACTTTTGTGTGAAGTGGAAATTAAAGTTTTGATGCTTTTTTGGCAGCTCCACAAAGCATTcttgcaaatgttttttctccaggttataaaaaaaaatcacacaaacaatATTATTCATCTCCTCATCTGCAACTTTTTCATTTAGGAGTAGCTGTCATGTGTCAGAAACCGCAGAACCTCAGAAGTCATAGCAGGGATTGGTTTGCTGAATTAAAATACACGTTGCTCCTGACTTATAGCAAATGTTAGTCCTTACACCTGTGTATATACTCCATGACTTTTTTGCACTCTTGTTGCCACACTGTTCTGTATGGAAAGTCCATTTCAACACTGTATTGCCAccagaatatttatttattaatgtgttatttaattGTGTGGATAATGTAATGAGCACTATTGCAGCTTGCTGCAGTAGGTCATTTAATTATGTTTACATATCGCTGCCTACATGTGAAATATATGGTGCACTGTGGTTCTCTGTATGGTTCCCAAAAGAATAAATAGAGCTATTTTATTGCCAGTTGAATGGATTCATTTGCTTTTAAGCTGTTAAAgtgacaaagagacagaaagagataaAATCCACTAGTTTTAAACTTAAACCGCACAAACAGGCTTTAaagcacttgttttttttattgtttatgtctAAAACCAGCTGTTGTAgtgctgttttattgtttatgcgTACATTATTGTCGTCAAAATCAATACTGGTGCTCATCTTCAGGCGCTTCCTTGGAGAAATCCTGCTGGTGCTTGCATCTATCTCAGCCTGCCCTTGGCCTTGCCTCTTCCTTTGGTGCTGTGGGGTCACAAACATAAATCATCAGTCAACAGTTTACTATTCATCCatgtatgaattaatatttattaagtCCATCTCTATAGTTCCATTAGGTTGCTCTGGTGTGTTCCTAACAAATGTTGTTTGTACATACAGGTCTGGGTATCACTGGTAGTTCCACAGTTTGGAGGCCGAAGgtgttaattaaatattaattaaatccATTATGAAGTGAATAATCATATGAATAAATACAGATACATTAATAATAACCATAAATGGGTAAGTAATAATCCAACACAATTTTAAAACTCTGCTATTTAATATGAAATGTAATGTCATCCATCCATTCTTTATGTGATTGGCTTGCCGCCTATTCAGAGAAAAagcaacagccaatcagagaacTGACTCTGCTGAGGTTCAATGCTGCTGAGGGCTTAAACTGCCAGATGTTGACATTGTGGCATTGTGAACTAAAACTGGAAAAAGTAGTGttgggaaaacaaaaacagactttaGAAGAAGGCGATTTTGTAATAAATGGAGACCTGCATTAACAGTATTGGGAGAGGAAGCAGTATGAAATTATCATAATGAGCTGAATCTTTTAAAAATCCATGGAATATTTCATGAtggttatattattattattatgtattttatattgccatatttataaaacattttaatgcttGGGGTCTCCATACAATTTAAATCTCTTTAGAGATCTTGTACAGCAgggtttttttatatttaaataaaaaggggTGTTAGACAAACATGTCTGCCTAAATTCCTCAAAGTAAGGTATGAAGTATTGTTTCTTATTAGTAGAGAAACACTTTGAGATACTACTTTTTTGATATAGGTATGTTTTTctacaaaccttttttttttcatttaacaaaagagactGGCTGCTATACAAGAACTTTAAAATTGGGAAATTGTGATTTAAATTGCAACCGATCAAAGAATAACAGCGATGCAAGCTTTTGGTACGTCACAGTTTTCAAATGTTCATTTTGCTACGGATTCATTTAAGCTGCTGACAAATAAGTATTACCCAACCCTCTGTATGAATGACGCACAGCACATATCTTTGTCTGCATGTAGACATAATTTTCTTTAAGCGTGACATTTTGTCAGTGCAGATGCTCTGTAGGTCCATATGTGCTGTAGTGTTcattaacaaaatgaaattagGTCAGGAGCGAAGTGATGGAGGGGTTGAAGAAGACATCAAAGCATCATGCTATTAGAAAAGGGCAAAACACGATTTCACACGGCTGGCAAATGATGATTGTGTCCTCTCAGCAGCAGCCTTACCTTTTCATACCCTGCCTTTGTTCTCTTTTTGCCCCTTTGCCCATAAGATCTGATACATCCACAGTTTAATCTGCCAGATATTTGAGTGTAGACACTTACCAGTTGATTTAACACAGACGTCTCGCTTtctgcctttttaaaatgttgacatacatggcttttttctttttcaagggATTGATTCAGATCGgtttacatttcaaaatctgtAACCAATAGTGTTACAAAAAGCAGTTTCAAAAAGTAGCAAATATGTGGGGGCTTTGGGATGTtcgctccaaccaccacagtgcTTCTCTATTCTACCAACTTCAAAGCTCAAGTATAGCTGTGGATCAGGAACACAATGTTTTCGGACTGCCTGGATGAAGATGTAAAGAGGGATGATGGGTAATAGATGAACGGAGAAGAATAAAGAATGTTGAGCAGAGCAAGAAACAAGTAGAGTATGGTACGAAAGTAATCAAATACTGCATGAATGCTTTAAAATGGCAGAGCTTTCTGCTACTGTGTTGATCTTTTTCCATGGCTGTCTGAAACaggtaaaatctgattttatgttttacttGTTCAGAGCCATAGGAAGGTGAGATCTGTGCTGTACAAAGTTAGAACTATTTCAATGCTCACAACTCATTCAGTAAAGACTGTGTCACATGTTCCCATTCTACATCAGGTAGGTTGATGTGAGTTTAAAAAGGGTTACAAGAGATAATTTATCATATTGAAGATCTGTATACGGGGGTTCACAACTACAATTTATCAATTTATATGCACTTATAATAccaaatttgttttgttaaataaaactgactcaACATTTCCTGAGGCTCTTTAAATGAGTACCAAAACCACCTCAATTCTATTAAAGAAACTCTCAGCGCCAATATGAGCCTTGTCACTTACCTCTGGTGGTCTTGAACGCGAGCCAGGAGCTGATTGATCTGTGGGGGACAAACATGGAGGACTGGCTAAGCACAAGAGCAACAGGTGGACACGGGCGGACACCAGCTGAGCCGAAGAGTGGACCTCGTGGTCCTAAAGAAGAGCTCAGCAGGGCAAGATATGTTCACCTGATGTCCAAAGAATTTCATCTGTGGATGGGGACTCACCTCTAGCCTTCCTGACAGAGCTGATCATTTAACTAAATCCTAAAGTGAAGGCCACAGAGCTGAAGTGCTTATCATGTTTCAGTTGTGCTCGCCTCATTACAGGCTCCACACTACCAGTTTCACCTTCTGTTGTCAGTGGTTGCCCGGCTTTGCTCCTGCTCCACTGTCTGAGGCTCAGTTTGTGACCCTTTAACACACAGGACAGCAAAACAACCAAGACGCTCACACTCCTTATTAACAATTACTCACAACTTCTGCTGCTCATTGATTCGGAACTGGAGTACAGTAATCTGGAAGTCAAGCCACATTCATTTTATGTAGGCGCCCTCTGGACAGCCTTTCACTTAAAAGTATATTACATATGTTTCAGCTTTCACATTATGTGGCTTTTTCAGGGCTGTAGGCTGCATTATCATCTTATCCCATGATCTAAATTCATATAGTACATAAAACAAGTTAAGTAGCATATATATAGAAGCTAATGGGAGGATTTTAATCAGGTCATAGgctgttcattttgtaaagaCATGAAAGAAAGAGTAAGAAAATTTGGGAAATATAAAGAACAGAAGATTTAAACCACTCTTGTCTGTAGCCTACGGTAAATTTGTAGCTGGAGTGagcagcttgttagcttagcttaacataaagactggaaacagctagtccAGTTATGTTCAAAGATAAGAAAATTCACCAtccagcacctttaaagctcactagttaacatgttatattttgttggATAGaatcaggctagctgtttccatgTTTCCAGTCTTTCCTGAGCTAAGCTAACGGGCTGCTGGCTTTAGCTTAATTTTTACCGTACAAACGTGAAAGCTGAATCTATCTTCTCATCAAAGTCTTGCAACTACAAAAAAAAGCGAATAAGCGTATTTTCCAAAAGGTATTCCAGATTGATTGAACTGTAACACcgacactttttattttatgtagttGAGTTCTTCTACAGGTGCATATACAGgtttggtgaaaaaaaaaaatgttttcactttgtCATTTCATGGAGCAATTGGTACATGAACACCCCAAGGCAAAGTACTTACATCATATTTCTGTCTCTTCAGTTTCTCGGTGAGGTCAAACTTCTCAGACTCCAGTGTCATCAGCCACTGCCACAGCTCATTGGCCTTCTCCCTTCAGAGCAAATACCAGTTGCATTTTagaaacagaaaagtaaaagaCCTTGCCAAAACGGTAGACCTCTATGATTCAAGGAATGGAAAGTAGATGGGAGTTTATTCACAAACAAATCACCTGCATCGGACCGTAAATGTGGATATTAGCCTGTCTATGGAACTGTGAATAAGGGCTGCTAGTGAAAACATAGTATCCTTACTTCACTTTGTCCTCGCTGAGATGGTCGATGTTGAGAggcttcctcctctctgccaggatcttctttttcttctctctctctgtctgctttttCGCTCCCCTTTTTCCATCTTGCTGGATAGGAGAATCAATCAAAGAGGATGTGTTGACAGAACACAAGAAGAGAAaggataaaagaaagaaaatatcaaaGAGGCCACAAAATCTGAAACGCTGATCCTATTTCCTATTGATTCAAGTATAAACACATGTATTTATGATCACAGTAACAGTCTCCATCTTCTGTCTTTCATTTCAGCGATGGTTGTGCATTATGGTGGGTACTGACTGGTACCGACTGTGCCAATCctttacatttgtctgacagaaGATTTTCAGTGAGAATTTGGTAAACAGTTTGTGAAGACTGACCCTCTGTTGGACACCACCATACTGCTGAGTCATGTTTGTCAGagccttcttcttcttggcGTCCTCATCCTGCTTTTTACGggcctcctcctgctccttcctctccttttcttcctgccgTACAGATTGCACAAGAAGGTCACAGGAGAAAGAAACACACCACCTTGCCTCTCCAACGGCTTAATCAATACTGAGGGCAAAATCTATTAAAGTCTTCCTGCTGTCATCACTTAGATAAAATTCACTGTATCTGCAAGAAGATCCTTTTCCTggaaattattatcattatctgCCATTTTAGAAAATGACAATTGGTTTCATGTGAATTTCAAGTTAAACCTGCAGTAACTGAAATTTTGTTCTCTTTGGGGAAGcggaaacaagctgtaaacacaacactagcatatttttacattttagcttGATATAGTCAACATGATAGCGAACAGCTGCTTAATTACACATCTAGCTGATACAGAGCAACataatcattcatttggagttgtgtttctggccacctggcaaatgtaactggggtggtgatgacgcagtggataagacacatgcctttggtgtgagagacccacgttcgaatccactgtaagacaccaatgtgtccttgagcaagacgcTTCACCACTAGTTGCCCTAGAGGTGTGTGACCTACATGCgacatatatatagcaattgtaagacgctttggataaaaatgtcagctaaatgaatctccttttagctctgtttttggtctccaccaattcccaagggaaatatctgactctttagCTCTTCACTCGCTAACTTGGTTTGCAAATAATGTACAGTGGATTTTTAGAGCgttttcattgaaaacagccTACTGCTGTAGAAAAACAATGCTATGAGACCTGTGACATTAAAATCAGAGTTGcagggtgataattctctgtaggtttgtCATGTACATGTAACACCACTCTTACATGGTCATTTAATCCATTGGTATTATGAAAATATTGACTATAGGtgctttaaagaaaaatataaatactgaaTTATTTGCAGCAGACAACATAAAGAAAAGAGTTTCCCTAAAGGCAAAGACTTCATGTTGATCCAAATTTATATGATATGCTGAAATTAAATCTGCCCAAAGCAATTTTTTGAATGACATCACTTAACTGCACCaagcagggctggactggtaatgGGGCAAATTACCAgtgggccgacgcacctttggggcaGATGTAACGTAAATgatgtatttatataactgtttttaaataaatggacCAACGACctgcccattgggtaattttctgtACTGACACTGGgcggcccaatcacatctctttaGCGAaagtgagcaggaggagagtggaggtgaaggcatggagtagctcaacctgtagggagggagggtgGTTTACACTGGAGACGCTGGGGACAggtagccaccactttttgaaagcatttgttaaaaatgttctgaaaaatagcttgcaccaagaaatgttaattaacaaataaaaatgctatgacaaaggtttatttgcacaatatgcctgtaatgcaatgtaaatatataaatataactctgtgttgtccaaaaaaagtcacttaagctaaaaacaataataagctactgattaccaGTGTTGGGGGTAGCCTAACACGTTGCAGagtaacgcattactgtaatcagattacttttgtctgtaagGCAGTAATGTAACGCATTACTGTTGATAActtcagtaatcacattacagttaTTAATGACAAAATCGTCGCGTTACTTGTGAACTGGTTCTTGAACTATCCGCATaacgggaggagagaaaaataaatcgtCCCTTTTCCTCCGTGTTTGCGTAACACTTTTCCGACCTAACTTTTTACTTCAAGGCCAGTTCATGAGGATGCAGAAATTGCAATGCTGCCAAAGACGTCTTTCGAGGGGTGGAGGTATTAGGCCTACTTCATATTGTTTCGCGAAAGGACAGAACTagttactttcagcagtgagtaatctagtaaagtaaggcattactttaaaaaaagttactAGTAATGTGTAATCCATTACCTTTTATGAGTAACTACCCCAACACTGCTgattgagatcctcgggcagaggtctagctgttgtctgttccagagtctcgaatgaaaactaaaggggacagagtgtttgctgtcagggccccgaggctctggaacagcctgcccgaggaaatcaggtcagctgagtcagtgaactcttttaagtcccttcttaaaacatacttttataggagagcctttcccgatcttatttgactttattttatcccttttattttatttattttactaattttatatttatcttaaacgtgtattttagtcttttcaatgttttcatgattttatcttgtattgtttttgtattattgtcttttgggtattattgtctttacacttgttaaagcacttgtttttgaaaagtgctctacaaataaagattattattattattattatcattattattattccctgatgcagaaaatgtctccagaatgcaggaaattaaatgtttcatgctcaaaatcttctgggggaggacctcTATATCAAAAACTTCTtcaataaatagtttttttctaaatattaaGCCCATTAAAATAcagtcttgttgtcatggccccaatcttgtgcaatatTACGTCTCATGGGCTCTcaagtgtttcgtcacacccctgATCTAAGCCCttaaatggatggatggtgtattggtgaggggtgtccgaccgattttggtgggctgCCTGGGCAAAAATTGCCAGGgctgattttttgtcccagtccagccctggcaCCAAGGACactcacatttaaaaatgtgcccGTTTATGCTTTAGAgtatatcaaaacaaaaatgggaAAGATGGAGTAAAGATCAAGGATGGAGTATTTACTTTCTGTTGTTGAGGTTGTTTACATTCATCAGAGAAGATTCCCAACCAGGATAGACACATGCTCAACACCTTAATTATATTTTGGTTACAGTTATTTGTTATAGGACActctttatttattgtatttagggtcattgtcctgaAAAACGGTGATTGAAAAGGAACTCACTGCGACACGAGTctgcctctccttctccctctcagcACGGATCCTCAGCTGTTCAGCCCTCTCAGCACGACGCTTCTCCTGCACATCCatgcccacacaaacacacagtgtaatTGTTTGCTGGGTGGTGCATCACTCCAGCGATCTGGCACACTTTCCTGGAAGACTTACGATCCTGTTAACGAGAGCGAtgagctcctcctcttccttcttcctctgaATGAAGTGGGCCTCGATCAGAGATTGCAGCTCGGTCAGATCCTTCTCCTGACGCTTTCTGTGGATGTCCTGcagttacagatgcaccttCAGTGACTGCATATCCAGAGAGCAAAACCCTCATGAAGTCCTAAACAAAATGTTGAACCTAAACTACTGCAGCCGACATTTGGTCCtcataatgacaaaaaaagacaaacatttatgCATGCAGACACACGTGCAGATACAGTATACAGACAAATAAATTGTGTCAATGTCATTTAAAAAGGAATCACTTACATCAAAGTCCACCTTTTCTCCCTCTGGTATCTTCGGCACAGCTATAGCTGGAGCAAACAAcctcaaaaaacatttctgggttagaaaattaactttaaaCAACCAGTTAACCACTAGTTGGTTGATGTATATAGATTAAAATTCACATGACGAAAGACTTACTTTGGTTTGGGTTTGGAGTCATctattgtaataaaaaaagtgATAATACAGTTACTATAGCactgatttacatttgtttaatctatacaatatatataagtatatataagTGACTGTCTTTATTTCATCTATTTAGTTTTTCATTAAGACTAAAATATGAATCTTAAAACCATATTTGGAGTGTAAAAAATGTACAATTGACAAGTCACAACTGTTCAACTGATCTTTAGATAAAATTACAGCGCTCACTTACCCTGGTTCTCTCCTAGAGGGTGAGAACAGAGAagtaaattataattaattaataaatgaccCTCACTAATGGAACAATAGAACACAGACACTCAACACACATAAATGAGCTGTGTAAGTGAATAAATACTGGAACAATGAATCTTGTTTTTCTGACTTTTATGCATGGTCTGTAGCAATGCACTATAGCATGACATCCAGTACAgttgtttgtcattaaaaaacaGGAGCATGTGTAACCAGCTCAATATGAAGTCTCCCAAAAAaagcagtatttaaaaaaacaacatgcgCTTTGTTTTGGCAGGCAGCGAGGCTGTGAGCATGTGTTGTACAGGTGAAGGCCCCACCAGATAGTTAAGACCAAGACTATACccagatattttacttaaaggttcagtttgtcctgcgatggactggtgacctgtccagggtgtaccccgcctttcgcccaatgtattCTGGGATAGGCTCCTGTACGCgggataagtggttgatgatggatggatggttcagtttgtaagttttagtggcatctagtggtgagggttgggAATTGCAACAAATCGCTCACTGTGTGTTCACTTGATCCTCGGGCGAAATAATtgctttataataaatgtattaatttcaaTGGCAattgtaaattcagcagtaaaaacaTCTAACTTTTTCTCCATGAGGTTGTTACAATATTGtata
It encodes:
- the tnnt2e gene encoding troponin T2e, cardiac isoform X6; the encoded protein is MKTLKEEEVAPEVQEPLPTVEESPAADEEPLPTVEESPAADEGENQDDSKPKPKLFAPAIAVPKIPEGEKVDFDDIHRKRQEKDLTELQSLIEAHFIQRKKEEEELIALVNRIEKRRAERAEQLRIRAEREKERQTRVAEEKERKEQEEARKKQDEDAKKKKALTNMTQQYGGVQQRQDGKRGAKKQTEREKKKKILAERRKPLNIDHLSEDKVKEKANELWQWLMTLESEKFDLTEKLKRQKYDINQLLARVQDHQSTKGRGKAKGRLR
- the tnnt2e gene encoding troponin T2e, cardiac isoform X8, giving the protein MKTLKEEEVAPEVQEPLPTVEESPAADEESPAADEGENQDDSKPKPKLFAPAIAVPKIPEGEKVDFDDIHRKRQEKDLTELQSLIEAHFIQRKKEEEELIALVNRIEKRRAERAEQLRIRAEREKERQTRVAEEKERKEQEEARKKQDEDAKKKKALTNMTQQYGGVQQRQDGKRGAKKQTEREKKKKILAERRKPLNIDHLSEDKVKEKANELWQWLMTLESEKFDLTEKLKRQKYDINQLLARVQDHQSTKGRGKAKGRLR
- the tnnt2e gene encoding troponin T2e, cardiac isoform X3, with protein sequence MSGEEVVEEMLEEEVTQEEEEEVAPEVQEPLPTVEESPAADEESPAADEGENQDDSKPKPKLFAPAIAVPKIPEGEKVDFDDIHRKRQEKDLTELQSLIEAHFIQRKKEEEELIALVNRIEKRRAERAEQLRIRAEREKERQTRVAEEKERKEQEEARKKQDEDAKKKKALTNMTQQYGGVQQRQDGKRGAKKQTEREKKKKILAERRKPLNIDHLSEDKVKEKANELWQWLMTLESEKFDLTEKLKRQKYDINQLLARVQDHQSTKGRGKAKGRLR